The following coding sequences lie in one Mercenaria mercenaria strain notata chromosome 5, MADL_Memer_1, whole genome shotgun sequence genomic window:
- the LOC128557415 gene encoding uncharacterized protein LOC128557415, whose amino-acid sequence MVCTAIANCAEENCTSPTDQTCITCVNNNVYFKLTNNARSCNRTCSSDNHYCWPGSCSESLASNCECSAGFRKHSTTIKTLCQPETKPEIHSCQTVFTGPNGEKKGLASSRQSSHCQYLQDNYGNFQPTTITFNMSSEFTIDISALPRPQYIQTDLFGVTDTAVLILKQSTSGQETDISSHEMKTDTTSSRNAERLVQNDGVILVNDSKYNLINGDALCVEYKAKGGGYFESKNQNNSQIEIVTYDKTVTTETKCYKFDNSLPEHCSEGNFCHNEPLQIERKVTRSGIVDIAFQGWTDPIPNQSFPSGASGIEHFDVRVSEVIPVGDQLKVDTSIYYEEKVPTSSTKDVTLNLTTYEPRLFSVLLEVKDTADNIRQARRFVLSDSTSILKVREDYPCIINSASRVTGYTWQTNFDKVCLTWKEHFYNDFYLHNPLLSPIEPDPHGFITGVYEHTEGILSIHGTPNVYGIIKYLVSWRLDDGSVTKETEVVNFLHQNYCREFDLKDGQTYTFFISPVDIVQNTLTEKRTVHIDTSPPHIDGIGLIKNGFKGFTVNDGRELSKKEIYFEAVDQHSGIRNVEWWFGTEDTGQNIVSGVLGVQHIEGDCEDNTRACYCPHIGKCEIHAYTIPLNKLVAAQKHFGDHNRNYSFQLRATNNAHISATECVTILIDYPPSEADTTEDSKSVEESFPTVWLISGVALAIVIVMTFVLIACRKKLRSLKDSLDERNDSNNTQSTQSNERSDRFEENEIESINHYEVLPNGTDQEHVYDRHRQVALSHDIDIDIDVDEEIRGNDPEDNVDGKKHPIGSGITTEINSDYQNV is encoded by the exons GCACATGTTCGTCTGATAACCATTATTGCTGGCCTGGGTCGTGCAGTGAAAGTTTAGCGTCAAATTGTGAATGCAGCGCAGGATTTAGAAAGCACTCCACGACAATAAAGACATTGTGCCAGCCGGAAACCAAACCAGAGATTCATAGCTGTCAAACAGTATTCACTGGACCCAATGGAGAGAAAAAAGGGTTAGCCAGTAGTAGGCAGTCTTCGCATTGCCAGTATTTGCAGGACAATTATGGGAATTTTCAGCCGACAACAATCACATTCAATATGTCATCCGAATTTACGATAGATATTTCGGCACTGCCTCGGCCACAATACATCCAAACAGATCTGTTTGGAGTAACAGACACAGCAGTTCTTATATTAAAGCAATCAACCTCAG GTCAGGAGACTGATATCAGTTCACACGAGATGAAGACTGACACCACATCTAGCAGAAATGCAGAAAGATTGGTTCAAAACGATGGAGTAATATTAGTTAATGACTCAAAATACAATTTGATAAACGGAGATGC TCTCTGTGTTGAATACAAAGCAAAAGGAGGAGGTTACTTCGAAAGCAAAAATCAGAACAATTCACAAATTGAAATAGTTACATATGATAAAACGGTAACTACGGAAACGAAATGCTACAAATTTGATAATTCTCTTCCTGAACATTGTTCAGAAGGTAATTTCTGCCACAATGAACCATTGCAAATTGAGAGAAAGGTTACACGATCCGGCATTGTCGATATTGCTTTCCAAGGATGGACTGATCCAATACCAAATCAGAGCTTCCCATCTGGGGCATCTGGCATTGAACATTTTGATGTGAGAGTAAGCGAGGTTATCCCAGTGGGTGATCAGTTGAAAGTTGACACTAGTATTTATTACGAAGAAAAGGTGCCTACTTCTTCGACAAAAGACGTCACACTTAATCTAACTACTTATGAGCCTAGACTGTTTTCTGTGCTTTTAGAGGTTAAAGATACAGCTGACAACATACGACAAGCTCGAAGATTTGTCTTATCCGATAGCACATCGATTTTAAAGGTAAGGGAAGATTATCCGTGTATCATTAATTCAGCCTCAAGGGTGACGGGGTATACTTGGCAAACCAACTTCGACAAAGTATGTTTGACATGGAAAGAACATTTCTACAACGACTTTTATTTGCACAACCCCTTACTCAGTCCGATAGAACCGGATCCACACGGATTTATTACAGGCGTATATGAGCATACAGAAGGAATATTATCAATTCATGGTACACCCAATGTCTATggcattataaaatatttagtatCATGGAGGCTGGATGATGGTTCAGTTACTAAGGAAACTGAAGTGGTAAATTTTCTCCACCAAAACTATTGTCGGGAGTTTGATCTTAAGGACGGACAGACGTACACGTTTTTCATCAGTCCAGTAGATATTGTTCAAAATACTCTAACTGAAAAAAGAACTGTTCATATTGATACCTCTCCACCTCATATTGATGGAATCGGTCTAATAAAAAACGGTTTCAAGGGGTTTACTGTAAACGACGGAAGAGAGTTGTCGAAAAAGGAAATTTACTTCGAAGCTGTAGATCAACATAGTGGAATCCGTAATGTGGAATGGTGGTTTGGGACGGAGGACACGGGACAGAATATCGTTAGTGGGGTGCTAGGTGTTCAACATATTGAAGGG GATTGCGAAGACAATACACGGGCATGTTACTGCCCACATATTGGAAAATGTGAAATTCATGCTTACACCATACCACTGAATAAGTTAGTAGCAGCACAAAAGCACTTCGGTGATCACAATCGGAACTACTCTTTCCAGTTAAGGGCAACAAACAACGCACACATTTCGGCGACTGAATGTGTTACAATACTGATAGATTACCCACCATCGGAAGCCG ATACAACTGAAGACAGTAAAAGCGTTGAAGAGTCATTCCCCACTGTTTGGCTGATATCTGGAGTCGCTCTTGCTATTGTCATAGTTATGACTTTTGTTTTGATTGCATGCAGGAAGAAATTAAGATCGCTAAAAG ATTCACTAGATGAAAGAAACGACAGCAATAACACACAAAGTACACAGTCAAATGAAAG GTCTGATCGGTTCGAggaaaatgaaattgaaagtatTAATCATTACGAGGTATTGCCAAACGGCACAGATCAGGAACATGTATATGATAGACATCGACAAGTTGCGCTATCACACGATATAGATATTGATATTGATGTTGATGAAGAAATACGGGGAAATGATCCGGAAGATAATGTAGACGGCAAAAAGCACCCAATAGGTAGTGGTATAACAACTGAAATTAACAGTGATTATCAAAACGTTTAA